One stretch of Pedobacter riviphilus DNA includes these proteins:
- a CDS encoding DUF983 domain-containing protein — protein sequence MAELSKFQAFMQCKCPRCRKGDIFTGSAYSFKLQKTNVSCPHCNLKFEREPGFFYVAMFVSYAMNVAEIITIGVASYVLGLPLIYENLWYYVALILAGVLLLSPINYRYSRVILLHYLTPGLHYVPGSGD from the coding sequence ATGGCTGAGTTATCTAAATTCCAGGCTTTTATGCAGTGTAAATGTCCGCGCTGCCGCAAAGGTGATATTTTTACAGGAAGTGCTTATTCTTTCAAACTCCAAAAAACAAATGTTAGCTGCCCACATTGCAACTTAAAATTTGAGCGTGAACCAGGGTTTTTCTATGTAGCGATGTTTGTGAGTTACGCCATGAATGTTGCAGAAATTATAACTATCGGAGTAGCATCATATGTTTTGGGCTTACCTTTAATTTATGAGAACCTGTGGTACTATGTAGCTTTAATCTTAGCTGGAGTTTTATTATTATCACCAATCAATTACCGCTATTCTAGAGTTATTTTGCTTCATTACCTTACGCCAGGCCTGCATTATGTTCCTGGAAGCGGAGATTAA
- a CDS encoding PASTA domain-containing protein: MSKFIDYLKTKSFRNNILAAIVTVIVLLLVAFFSLRYYTKHGQGLNVPMVKGLPFEQAVKKLEDAGLKYEVDSVFIMDQPAGIVIDQDPDPNTFVKDNRTIYLTINAGKTPNTKFPDIAFKTLREAQAIIESSRLKLGDTTYKPDVSRDVVLEASFGGQPIAAGQIVPVGSRINLVLGDGRGNEEVDIPQLMGLTMDEAKFSLRGSNLSLGNITYDGPITDSAAAIIVKQDPMLVDSLTKVAIGTKINITLSNKQQ; this comes from the coding sequence ATGTCTAAATTTATAGATTATTTAAAAACCAAATCGTTTAGAAACAACATTTTAGCTGCAATAGTAACTGTTATTGTGCTTCTACTGGTCGCTTTTTTTAGTTTAAGATATTACACCAAACACGGGCAAGGCCTAAATGTGCCTATGGTAAAAGGTTTACCATTTGAACAGGCAGTTAAGAAACTTGAGGATGCCGGACTAAAATATGAGGTAGATTCTGTTTTTATAATGGATCAACCTGCGGGAATTGTAATTGATCAGGATCCAGATCCTAATACCTTTGTAAAAGATAACCGCACCATTTACTTAACCATTAATGCAGGTAAAACACCAAATACAAAATTCCCAGATATAGCGTTTAAGACCTTAAGAGAAGCGCAGGCAATTATAGAGAGCTCGAGATTAAAACTTGGAGATACGACCTATAAACCTGATGTAAGTCGCGATGTGGTTTTAGAAGCATCTTTTGGCGGTCAGCCGATTGCGGCTGGGCAGATTGTGCCTGTTGGCTCGAGGATTAACCTGGTTTTAGGCGATGGACGTGGAAACGAAGAAGTAGATATTCCACAGTTAATGGGCTTAACCATGGATGAAGCTAAATTTAGCTTAAGAGGCTCAAATCTGAGTTTAGGTAACATCACTTACGATGGCCCTATTACCGATAGTGCTGCCGCTATTATTGTCAAACAAGATCCTATGCTGGTTGATTCGTTAACCAAAGTGGCTATAGGTACCAAGATTAACATTACCCTATCTAATAAACAACAATAA
- a CDS encoding N(4)-(beta-N-acetylglucosaminyl)-L-asparaginase → MFNRRKFIKASALSAGLLAIDKSSIANVIPREETKTENFPIVISTWDFGIAANADAWKVLSTGGRALDAVEQGVWVPEADEHNQSVGYGGLPDRDGHVTLDACIMDELGNCGAVLALEHIKHPISVARKVMEKTPHVMLAGDGALQFALEQGFKKENLLTPASEKAWKEWLKTAKYAPVMNIENKLYQKAAPQKLPGNQYNHDTIGMLAIDVKGNISGACTTSGMAYKLHGRIGDSPIIGAGLYVDNEIGGATSTGVGEEVVRNVGSFLVVELMRQGYTPEAACKEAVMRIIKKKPETAKNIQVGFLAINKKGEYGAYAIQQGFSYAVCNAEKQDLLIKGKSYY, encoded by the coding sequence ATGTTTAACCGCCGTAAATTTATAAAAGCATCAGCCCTATCGGCAGGATTGCTGGCCATTGATAAAAGTAGTATCGCTAATGTAATTCCGCGTGAAGAGACAAAAACAGAAAATTTCCCGATTGTAATTTCTACATGGGACTTTGGAATTGCGGCTAATGCTGATGCATGGAAGGTATTATCAACCGGGGGCCGTGCCTTAGATGCCGTAGAACAAGGCGTTTGGGTACCCGAAGCTGACGAGCACAACCAATCTGTCGGATATGGCGGCTTACCGGATCGTGATGGCCACGTTACGCTCGATGCTTGTATTATGGACGAACTTGGTAACTGTGGTGCTGTTTTAGCACTAGAACATATTAAACATCCCATATCTGTTGCACGTAAAGTAATGGAAAAAACACCGCATGTGATGCTTGCTGGCGATGGTGCATTGCAGTTTGCGTTAGAGCAGGGCTTTAAAAAAGAAAACTTACTTACTCCGGCCAGCGAAAAAGCCTGGAAAGAATGGTTAAAAACGGCGAAATATGCACCTGTAATGAATATCGAAAATAAGCTCTACCAGAAAGCTGCTCCGCAAAAACTTCCTGGAAACCAATATAATCACGATACTATTGGTATGCTTGCCATTGATGTTAAAGGAAACATTTCTGGCGCTTGTACAACCAGCGGTATGGCTTATAAATTACATGGGCGCATTGGCGATAGCCCGATTATTGGGGCTGGCCTATATGTAGATAATGAGATTGGTGGCGCAACCTCTACCGGTGTAGGTGAAGAGGTGGTACGGAATGTTGGTTCTTTTTTGGTAGTAGAATTAATGCGTCAGGGTTATACGCCTGAAGCGGCCTGCAAAGAGGCAGTAATGCGTATTATTAAAAAGAAGCCTGAAACGGCCAAAAACATACAGGTAGGATTTTTAGCCATCAACAAAAAGGGAGAATATGGTGCCTATGCCATTCAACAAGGTTTTAGTTACGCTGTGTGCAATGCAGAAAAACAAGATCTTTTAATTAAAGGCAAAAGTTATTATTAA
- a CDS encoding acyl-CoA thioesterase: MYSHSTKIRVRYGETDQMGYMYYGNYAQYYEVGRVEMLRSLGMSYSSMEADGIMMPVLELKCKYIKPALYDQEITVKTIIKTLPGIRIFFEYELYNEKEELINIGATTLVFVDMKKNKPTNPPENFMEKLSVFF, encoded by the coding sequence ATGTATAGCCACAGTACAAAAATCAGGGTTCGGTACGGTGAAACCGACCAAATGGGCTATATGTATTATGGCAATTATGCGCAGTACTACGAAGTAGGCCGGGTAGAAATGTTGCGCAGTTTGGGTATGAGCTATAGCTCGATGGAAGCTGACGGGATTATGATGCCTGTTTTAGAATTAAAGTGCAAATACATTAAACCTGCCCTTTACGACCAGGAAATTACCGTAAAAACGATCATCAAAACCTTGCCAGGCATCAGGATCTTTTTTGAGTATGAGCTATACAATGAAAAAGAAGAACTCATAAACATTGGGGCAACCACACTGGTTTTTGTTGACATGAAGAAAAACAAACCTACAAATCCGCCCGAAAACTTTATGGAAAAACTATCGGTGTTTTTTTAA
- the mltG gene encoding endolytic transglycosylase MltG: protein MNEVEKKNMSTGKKAAIVIALVVILIAGYFALNIYRLYFAPNVTENQKYLYIKTGSSYDDLIAEIKKKDLVKNISSFTAAAGKMNLATSVKPGRYRLTKGMTNRTLINLIKAGNQDPVKLKFHNIRKKENFAAYLASNLEADSLSFIKVLDSTALISKYGFNQDNVYAMFIPNTYEMYWNISPVDFFERMHKEYDKFWTADRKQKAASLNLTPAQVYTLASIVDAEALYDKEMPIIAGLYLNRLNKGILLQADPTVIFANNDFTVKRVTGKLLQVQSLYNTYKYAGLPPGPIMMPSINAIDAVLNRDNNNYIYMCAKEDFSGYHNFAETKAEHEINAKKYREALNKRNIFK, encoded by the coding sequence ATGAATGAAGTAGAAAAAAAGAACATGAGTACAGGCAAAAAAGCGGCAATAGTTATTGCGCTTGTGGTTATTTTAATTGCCGGTTACTTTGCGTTAAATATTTACAGGCTTTACTTTGCCCCTAACGTTACCGAAAATCAAAAATATTTATATATCAAAACCGGAAGCAGCTACGATGATTTGATTGCAGAAATTAAAAAGAAAGATCTGGTAAAAAACATCTCTTCTTTTACTGCAGCTGCCGGAAAAATGAATTTAGCTACAAGTGTTAAACCGGGTCGCTACCGCTTAACCAAAGGAATGACCAATCGTACGCTGATTAACTTAATTAAAGCTGGGAATCAAGATCCGGTTAAATTGAAATTCCATAACATCCGTAAGAAAGAAAACTTTGCCGCATATCTGGCCAGCAATCTGGAAGCCGATTCGTTAAGCTTTATCAAGGTGTTAGATTCTACAGCGCTGATTAGCAAATATGGTTTTAACCAGGATAATGTGTATGCCATGTTTATCCCGAATACTTATGAAATGTACTGGAATATTTCTCCTGTTGACTTCTTTGAGCGTATGCACAAGGAGTACGATAAATTCTGGACAGCAGACCGCAAGCAAAAAGCAGCAAGTTTAAACCTTACACCGGCACAAGTATACACTTTGGCTTCTATTGTTGATGCAGAGGCGCTTTACGACAAAGAAATGCCCATTATTGCAGGTTTGTACTTAAACCGCTTAAATAAAGGCATATTGCTGCAGGCCGATCCAACAGTAATTTTTGCAAACAACGATTTTACGGTTAAAAGGGTAACCGGGAAATTACTACAGGTACAGTCGCTTTATAACACTTATAAATATGCGGGTTTACCTCCCGGACCAATTATGATGCCCAGTATTAATGCCATTGATGCTGTACTAAACCGCGACAACAACAATTATATTTACATGTGTGCCAAAGAAGATTTTTCTGGCTACCATAACTTTGCCGAAACCAAGGCAGAACACGAAATAAATGCCAAGAAATACCGTGAGGCTTTAAATAAAAGAAATATATTTAAGTAA
- a CDS encoding Crp/Fnr family transcriptional regulator: MNIQKLIDKGLKLKSYPKDSVIYEPDMQPRHVYFIKSGEVRMVTVSDEGKEFIQGVFKMGQYFGEPALLINRPYLAFTIANKDSQIIAVNKEDFFELIKNEPDFSMDLIRTLSNRLFYKSMMLEELASEKADHRLLTIINYLLNDIAVGEHLKVTRQELADMTGLRVETVIRGTKILAEKGLIRTVKGKIVKI, from the coding sequence ATGAACATCCAAAAACTGATTGATAAAGGCTTAAAACTTAAAAGCTATCCAAAAGATTCGGTTATTTATGAGCCAGATATGCAGCCGAGGCATGTGTATTTTATCAAATCAGGCGAGGTACGAATGGTTACTGTGAGCGATGAAGGAAAGGAGTTTATTCAAGGCGTTTTTAAAATGGGACAGTATTTTGGTGAACCTGCTTTATTAATCAACAGGCCATATTTAGCATTTACCATTGCCAATAAAGATTCGCAGATTATTGCTGTAAATAAAGAAGATTTCTTTGAACTGATAAAAAATGAGCCCGATTTTAGTATGGATCTGATCCGTACTTTAAGTAACCGCTTATTTTATAAATCGATGATGTTGGAAGAACTTGCGAGCGAAAAGGCTGATCATCGCTTGTTAACGATTATCAATTACCTCCTTAACGATATTGCTGTAGGTGAACATTTAAAGGTGACGCGACAAGAATTAGCCGATATGACTGGTTTAAGGGTAGAAACAGTTATCCGCGGAACTAAAATACTAGCAGAAAAAGGTCTGATTAGAACTGTTAAAGGGAAAATTGTGAAGATTTAA
- a CDS encoding copper homeostasis protein CutC, translated as MSEVAIGCLEVCANSYQSALAAQNGGAKRVEFCDNLAEGGTTPSYAQIAFAKKNLSIEIWPIIRPRGGDFLYSEIEFELMKEDIKICKSLNCDGVVIGILKADGTIDKERCTELIELAKPMGVAFHRAFDMSNDMDQALEDLIALKIKRVLTSGGASSAILGAEKLSQLVKKAAGRITIMPGAGINENNIESLIDQTGATQFHASAKEFVPSKMEFRNTETKMGSIEDEYRYELTSAIKVKALVDCINKAVN; from the coding sequence ATGAGTGAAGTGGCAATTGGTTGCTTAGAAGTATGCGCTAATTCTTACCAATCGGCATTGGCCGCGCAAAATGGTGGGGCGAAAAGAGTGGAGTTTTGCGATAACCTGGCAGAAGGTGGTACTACACCAAGTTATGCTCAAATTGCTTTTGCTAAGAAAAATTTATCTATCGAAATTTGGCCGATTATCCGTCCTCGTGGAGGAGATTTCTTATACTCTGAGATCGAGTTTGAATTAATGAAAGAAGATATAAAAATCTGCAAATCATTAAATTGTGATGGAGTAGTTATAGGAATACTTAAAGCAGATGGCACCATCGATAAAGAAAGGTGTACTGAACTTATTGAGCTGGCCAAACCTATGGGAGTAGCTTTCCATAGGGCATTCGATATGAGCAACGATATGGATCAGGCGCTGGAAGATTTAATCGCTCTTAAAATAAAAAGAGTACTTACATCAGGAGGCGCTTCTTCTGCAATTCTAGGGGCAGAAAAATTATCGCAGCTTGTAAAAAAGGCCGCTGGCCGGATTACCATCATGCCTGGTGCAGGGATAAATGAAAACAACATCGAAAGTCTTATTGATCAAACTGGTGCCACGCAATTCCATGCCTCTGCCAAAGAATTTGTACCAAGTAAAATGGAATTCAGAAATACGGAAACCAAAATGGGCAGTATTGAAGACGAATATCGGTACGAACTCACCTCAGCAATAAAAGTTAAGGCTTTGGTTGATTGTATAAATAAGGCTGTTAATTAG
- a CDS encoding D-alanine--D-alanine ligase, with translation MKKTIALLTGGTTGEWVVSVKSAATIAQNIDPDLYDVYKIMLNEKGWFYEPADSVKIEIDKNDFSLMLEGRKIKFDGVFIAIHGSPGEDGKLQGYFDMLGIPYTACDALTSSITMNKGYTKAVVAGIDNLYTAKSVQIFKGGNYSLNQIKQDLRLPYFVKPNSGGSSIGMSKVKHADDLEEAIEKAFKEDTQILIEEFVSGREFSIGVFGAEGKIIVLPATEVIPQNEFFDFEAKYTPGATEEITPGRMNAEEVGRVQQVVKDVYKKLNCRGVVRIDYFLEEGTGKFYFIEINTIPGQTATSFIPQQVAAMGITLKEFYTRLMKETLG, from the coding sequence ATGAAGAAAACTATAGCATTGTTAACAGGCGGTACCACAGGCGAATGGGTTGTTTCGGTGAAAAGCGCGGCCACTATTGCTCAAAATATCGACCCCGATTTATACGATGTGTATAAGATTATGCTGAACGAAAAGGGCTGGTTTTATGAGCCTGCTGATTCTGTTAAAATTGAAATTGATAAAAATGATTTTTCCTTAATGCTTGAAGGAAGAAAAATTAAGTTCGACGGCGTTTTTATTGCCATACACGGCTCTCCTGGCGAGGATGGAAAATTGCAGGGTTATTTTGATATGTTAGGCATTCCATATACCGCATGCGATGCATTAACTTCGTCAATTACGATGAATAAGGGTTATACTAAGGCTGTTGTAGCAGGTATTGATAACCTGTATACCGCAAAATCCGTTCAGATATTTAAAGGTGGAAACTATAGCTTAAACCAAATTAAACAAGATTTAAGATTACCTTATTTTGTTAAGCCGAATAGCGGGGGCAGTAGCATCGGCATGAGTAAGGTAAAACACGCCGACGACCTGGAAGAAGCCATTGAAAAAGCATTTAAAGAAGATACTCAGATTTTAATCGAAGAGTTTGTAAGCGGCAGGGAGTTTTCGATCGGTGTTTTTGGCGCTGAAGGCAAAATCATTGTTTTACCTGCAACAGAAGTGATTCCGCAAAATGAGTTTTTCGATTTTGAAGCGAAGTATACACCTGGAGCAACAGAAGAAATCACTCCTGGTAGAATGAATGCTGAAGAAGTGGGGCGTGTGCAACAAGTGGTAAAAGATGTATATAAGAAACTAAATTGCAGGGGAGTGGTACGCATTGATTACTTTCTTGAAGAAGGAACCGGTAAGTTTTATTTTATCGAAATCAATACCATTCCCGGACAAACGGCAACCAGTTTTATTCCACAGCAGGTAGCGGCAATGGGTATTACATTGAAAGAGTTTTATACCCGTTTAATGAAAGAAACATTAGGATAG
- a CDS encoding toxin-antitoxin system YwqK family antitoxin yields MSNRFLLLFLFFPALLMAQSRIVLLPPFGDTLDSIRNNSRFVVEKLASNSAWIVHEYDTQDSIITIGTFKDEKLTIPSGRFKYYEYNPPHLLITYNYTTHKADTVIVPAKNSLKMVGYFVDGEKTGIWTTFNNSNEKIITQTFEHGKLNGLYESYSGGKISISGNYVDDMREGGWYILSGKGDTMQTDIYKKNKLIKTIPTINEKKNNYKVTDPRPKYDFIRYLNVQLSKKGISQSGTKRSVYTFNVDTTGRIIKPSVITRNITDADLDSEVNKAIIDAILNAPLWIPGEQDGQKIEVKISAELAIEFNKKRIIVSLISPSDN; encoded by the coding sequence ATGTCAAATCGCTTTCTCTTATTATTTTTGTTTTTTCCTGCGTTATTAATGGCTCAATCACGTATTGTACTACTACCTCCCTTTGGTGATACTCTGGATTCTATACGTAATAACAGCCGTTTTGTAGTTGAAAAGTTAGCCTCTAATTCTGCCTGGATAGTTCATGAATATGATACACAAGATAGTATAATAACTATAGGAACATTTAAGGATGAAAAATTAACTATACCATCAGGGAGGTTCAAATATTATGAGTATAATCCACCACATTTACTAATTACTTATAATTATACTACCCATAAAGCGGACACTGTAATCGTACCGGCAAAAAATTCTCTAAAGATGGTTGGATACTTCGTTGATGGAGAAAAAACAGGTATTTGGACTACTTTTAATAATTCCAATGAAAAAATAATCACTCAAACGTTTGAACATGGTAAATTGAATGGTTTATACGAAAGCTATAGTGGCGGGAAAATATCAATAAGCGGAAATTATGTTGATGATATGAGAGAAGGCGGATGGTATATATTATCAGGAAAAGGCGATACCATGCAAACTGATATTTACAAGAAAAATAAACTGATAAAAACAATCCCCACTATTAACGAAAAAAAGAATAACTATAAGGTAACTGACCCCCGCCCCAAGTATGACTTTATTCGTTACTTAAACGTCCAGCTTTCGAAAAAAGGTATCAGCCAATCTGGCACAAAAAGGTCGGTTTATACTTTTAACGTAGATACAACAGGGCGAATTATTAAACCAAGTGTAATAACAAGAAACATTACGGATGCAGATTTAGACTCTGAAGTAAATAAGGCTATTATTGACGCTATTTTAAACGCACCCCTGTGGATTCCGGGAGAACAAGATGGACAGAAGATAGAGGTAAAAATATCTGCTGAGTTGGCTATTGAATTTAACAAAAAAAGAATAATTGTTTCGCTAATAAGCCCATCTGATAATTAA
- a CDS encoding YihY/virulence factor BrkB family protein has product MEWLHRQLLHLKLYSRFIEWTKGCILPGFSPLPLYTVATFFFREIGKDALVNKSSSLAYSFMLAIFPGIIFLFTLIPFIPIKGFQDQLLNLIQLVLPHNAFDAFETTLKDIIKKQNTGLLSFGFFSALFFATNGVKNLMKAFNKSSLIIETRGWIKQRLIALILTIIICFSIIICISAMALGEVLLNKINDELHLKDSFLIYTIKFTRWALLAILYFITISILYRYGPSHTKKWRLFSAGSWLATILAFLTIWGFSFYINHFASYNKVYGSIGTLIVVMIWLYLNSLILLIGFELNASVDVSKRSVKIIRPTFNLFKKSEPIEENIQKK; this is encoded by the coding sequence ATGGAATGGTTACATCGGCAATTATTACATCTTAAACTCTATTCTAGATTTATAGAATGGACGAAAGGATGTATTTTGCCTGGTTTTAGCCCACTCCCCTTGTATACTGTAGCTACATTTTTCTTTCGCGAAATCGGAAAAGATGCTTTGGTAAACAAGTCATCATCTTTAGCGTACAGTTTCATGCTGGCCATTTTTCCTGGGATCATATTCTTGTTTACTTTGATTCCTTTTATACCGATTAAGGGGTTCCAGGATCAGCTTTTAAATTTAATCCAGCTGGTATTGCCACACAATGCTTTTGATGCCTTTGAAACGACATTGAAAGACATTATCAAAAAGCAGAATACTGGCTTGTTGTCTTTCGGTTTTTTTTCGGCATTGTTTTTTGCTACTAATGGAGTTAAAAACCTAATGAAGGCTTTTAATAAATCATCGTTGATTATCGAAACCAGAGGCTGGATAAAACAACGTTTAATAGCGCTTATACTAACCATCATTATCTGCTTTTCGATCATCATCTGCATCAGTGCGATGGCTTTGGGAGAGGTTCTGCTGAACAAAATCAACGACGAACTACATCTAAAAGATAGTTTTTTGATTTATACGATCAAATTTACGCGTTGGGCATTACTAGCGATCTTATATTTCATTACCATTTCAATTCTGTACCGCTACGGGCCATCGCATACCAAAAAATGGCGCTTGTTCAGTGCAGGCTCATGGCTGGCTACTATACTGGCCTTCCTTACCATCTGGGGCTTTTCTTTCTATATCAACCATTTTGCGTCGTATAACAAAGTATATGGTTCTATTGGAACATTAATTGTGGTGATGATCTGGCTTTACCTCAATTCTTTGATTTTATTGATCGGTTTTGAGCTCAATGCAAGTGTTGATGTGAGTAAAAGAAGTGTGAAGATCATCCGTCCTACCTTTAATTTGTTCAAAAAATCGGAGCCAATTGAAGAAAATATACAGAAGAAATAA
- a CDS encoding nitrilase family protein → MEAPVYTQIENLKVTVFQAYLFWENIEKNLLNLALRLSMGVREKTDIIILPEMFNTGFSMNSEALAEEMGGVTMQWMQKMAYQYNCVVTGSIIIKENNQYFNRLIWMEPDGKNQHYDKRHLFGMGDEDQHFSPGKEKLIVELKGWKIRLAICYDLRFPVWLRNVDQEYDILLLVANWPDKRSAHWKALIPARAIENQSYVIAVNRVGHDGNQIYHSGLSMCLDPYGNTVYYKPEDEDLYTFSINYEELVKVRRQFPFLKDADRFTIP, encoded by the coding sequence ATGGAAGCACCTGTTTACACTCAAATAGAAAATCTGAAAGTAACCGTTTTTCAGGCCTATCTTTTTTGGGAAAACATTGAGAAAAACCTCTTGAATCTGGCACTTAGATTATCGATGGGTGTAAGGGAGAAAACCGATATTATTATTTTACCCGAAATGTTTAACACAGGTTTTAGCATGAATTCGGAAGCCTTAGCTGAAGAAATGGGCGGAGTAACGATGCAATGGATGCAAAAAATGGCGTATCAATACAATTGTGTGGTTACAGGGAGCATTATTATAAAAGAAAACAATCAATATTTTAACCGTTTGATCTGGATGGAACCAGATGGTAAAAACCAGCATTACGATAAACGCCATCTGTTTGGCATGGGCGACGAAGATCAACACTTTAGCCCTGGTAAAGAAAAACTTATTGTAGAACTTAAAGGATGGAAAATAAGATTGGCCATTTGTTACGATTTACGCTTTCCGGTTTGGTTGCGCAATGTAGATCAGGAATATGATATCCTACTCTTAGTAGCCAACTGGCCAGATAAACGATCGGCACATTGGAAGGCATTAATTCCGGCCAGGGCAATAGAAAACCAAAGTTATGTGATTGCCGTAAACCGCGTTGGACATGATGGAAACCAGATTTACCACAGCGGATTATCCATGTGTTTAGATCCTTACGGTAATACCGTTTATTATAAACCGGAAGACGAAGATTTATATACATTCAGTATCAATTACGAAGAACTGGTTAAAGTAAGAAGGCAGTTTCCTTTTTTAAAGGATGCAGATAGATTCACTATACCGTAG
- a CDS encoding bifunctional polynucleotide phosphatase/kinase family protein has protein sequence MEAVIFCGIQATGKTTFFKEKFFKTHVHISMDLLNTRNKELRFIETCILTSQPFVVDNTNPSLKERAKYITIAKENKFKVTGYYFQSKLSDAIERNNQRSGKDKIPEIGIRGTFKKLDLPSFSEGFDELYYVITENNEFTIKPWSDEI, from the coding sequence ATGGAAGCAGTCATATTTTGCGGCATTCAGGCAACGGGAAAAACTACTTTTTTTAAGGAGAAGTTTTTTAAAACGCATGTTCACATTTCCATGGATTTATTGAATACCCGAAATAAAGAACTTAGGTTTATTGAAACCTGCATCCTTACCTCCCAGCCTTTTGTGGTAGATAATACTAATCCTTCGCTAAAAGAAAGAGCAAAATACATAACCATTGCAAAAGAAAATAAATTTAAAGTAACCGGATATTATTTTCAATCGAAATTATCTGATGCTATTGAACGGAATAATCAACGTTCCGGAAAGGATAAAATCCCTGAAATAGGTATAAGAGGAACTTTTAAAAAACTAGATTTACCTTCGTTTAGCGAGGGCTTCGACGAATTGTATTATGTAATAACCGAGAATAACGAATTTACTATAAAACCATGGTCAGATGAAATTTAA
- a CDS encoding YegJ family protein, with the protein MGLLSKIFGKKNVAEREGEPGMVYVPSKDERMNWAIEKANLTLWYFEESLKNQQAYQNYFSIKVLITDGDEGEHIWLTEPHFDDEGNLFGTVGNEPVNIRSVKFNQKIGIKRDLISDWMIIENGRLIGGYTIRAIRDGIPEKEKAAFDNSIGLYIDEGVDHFKDNLETPEGAILAIEKAYNNKDIDAAIACKDFFEEAKSLLSVMKMEINQDIINETAEVLKLSFINNIEEHGFPDFSTVQNAFPERKKVDETHWVITEVCWYPDGGKSVQLLNTYKSPKGWVVLGPAGPQE; encoded by the coding sequence ATGGGATTATTGTCGAAAATTTTTGGAAAGAAAAATGTGGCCGAACGCGAGGGCGAACCAGGTATGGTTTATGTACCCAGCAAAGACGAGCGCATGAACTGGGCCATCGAAAAAGCCAATTTAACCCTTTGGTATTTCGAAGAAAGTTTAAAAAACCAACAAGCTTACCAAAACTATTTTTCGATTAAAGTACTCATTACCGATGGCGACGAAGGCGAGCATATTTGGTTAACGGAACCGCATTTTGACGATGAAGGAAATTTATTTGGCACCGTTGGAAACGAACCGGTAAATATTCGCTCTGTAAAATTTAATCAAAAAATTGGCATAAAACGCGATTTGATCTCAGATTGGATGATTATTGAAAACGGAAGGTTAATTGGCGGTTATACCATACGGGCCATTAGGGATGGCATTCCGGAAAAAGAGAAAGCAGCATTTGATAACAGTATAGGTTTATATATTGATGAAGGCGTTGATCATTTCAAAGACAATCTCGAAACACCAGAAGGTGCGATTCTGGCGATCGAAAAAGCCTACAACAATAAAGATATTGATGCTGCCATAGCCTGTAAGGATTTTTTTGAAGAAGCTAAATCTTTACTTTCGGTGATGAAAATGGAAATTAATCAGGATATTATCAACGAAACGGCCGAAGTGCTCAAATTATCTTTCATCAATAATATAGAAGAGCATGGTTTTCCTGATTTTTCTACTGTCCAAAATGCTTTTCCTGAGCGTAAAAAAGTTGACGAAACGCATTGGGTAATTACAGAAGTATGCTGGTATCCGGATGGTGGAAAATCAGTACAGTTGCTTAATACCTACAAATCACCAAAAGGATGGGTGGTTTTAGGGCCGGCAGGACCACAGGAATAA